In the genome of Candidatus Binatus sp., the window GCCGCGACGTCTTCGATCGCCTCGGCGGCTTCCCCGATCTCGAGCTATGCGAAGATCTCGAATTCACGCGGCGGCTCAAGCGCGCCGGACGGGTCGCATGTCTGCGCGCCCGCGTGACCACGTCCGCGCGCAGATGGAATCGCGACGGAGTGGTGCGTACCATCGTAAGGATGTGGCTGATTCGCGCGATGTACTTGACGGGCGTGGCGCCTGCTCGTCTCAAACGCATGTACTCCGACACCCGTCAGCCGTGAAAAGACTGGGCGCGGTACTGGACAGGCTTTTTTCGCGCGGATAAGAATTGCTCAAGCGAGGTACTGCTTGCCGAAAGTCGAAGTGTACACAACTACCTACTGCGCGTTCTGCGTGCGGGCCAAGAACCTGCTCAAGAGCAAGGGCGTGGCTTTCGATGAAATCGATGTGACCGACGACGACGAGTTGCGCACCAAGATGATCCAGATGTCCGGGGGGCGCTACACGGTGCCAGAAATTTTCATCAACAGCAGGATTATCGGCGGCTTCGAGGAATTGAAGGCGCTCAACGACTCCGGAGAGCTCGACGATTTATTGGCCGAGCCGGCGCCAGCCTGAACCGCCACGACTCGTCCTCAACCATCGGAAATAGAGACGGGCGCATCGCGGCCTGGTTGCCGCCACGCGCCCGCCTTCGATCGCGCTTAATCGCCAGCCGCTAGTTGCTCGACGGCGACGCCACCATTCCCTCGTTCATGTGATGCAAGGCTTCGCGGTCAACCGACGAGTCGTATTTGATCGCCTTTGCCGTGACCGTGAACTGCGAGCCGTCGGCCGAGAGCGTCTGATTCTCGTTCACGATCGCGTCGATTGTGTCAGGCCATTTTTCGTAGGCCATCTTCTTCAGCTTGTCGCTGATCT includes:
- the grxC gene encoding glutaredoxin 3, translated to MPKVEVYTTTYCAFCVRAKNLLKSKGVAFDEIDVTDDDELRTKMIQMSGGRYTVPEIFINSRIIGGFEELKALNDSGELDDLLAEPAPA